The genomic segment CTTCTGGGAATGGTCAGATGGCCAGCACATGGACCACAGCCAGTGGAATCTCGGGGAGCCCAACAACTCGGGAAACAGAGGAGAGTTCTGCGCAGAGATCTGGCGCCCCTCGGGTGAGTCCTGCAGGTGGTGATGGAGAGAACATGCAGGAATATATTTGCACAATGGTCAAGAAACCTTCTTTTTCAAGTATTGAGAAAAGTCCTAGATGAAGCTTGAACCCacattaagtgccatggctcaatgctacagaactgTGGAAGTTGTCATTtcccaaagtctttagccttttgcTCAAGACGGCTATTGCCATACTAAATGATAACTTCCAAAATTGCATAACATGGAGCTTTGTCAGTAAAGGCAGGGTCGAAGTGTTATCTATAACTACTAATAATTATAAAGCCATCGATAATGCAACTATACATTTATAACATATGTTTACTGACTCGTATTAGCAGATCTTAGCTGGGTTTCAAGCCCCAGCCCAGCCCCAAACATTCCTGGGAGGATTAATCAAATCGTTTACCAAGCCTAAAACTGATTTGACAGGAAACTCCCCTCAGGCCGGAGGCAATGTCCAGCCAAAAAAGACAACCCTTAAAGAAATTTGTCTTAACAAAATGCTTTAGAGCTCCTGTGTCTAGATTCAGGTTTATGCTTTATTAATAAGCAAAGGGGGAGAAGGTTCACATATGTATACAAAAAACTGGGATGCAAACATAGACATATTCCCAGACACCCAAAGATTATACATGTGGCTGTTGGGGTGACCCAACCAGGAAGCCAGACCAATACCCAGCCAAGAGGGAATCTTCTGAGGGAAGCAAGGCCTCTTTAGAGATGTAATTCAGTTCAGGTTCTGAGAAAGCCATCCATGTgtttcagaaatatcagatagGAGATGTGCCTCAatgtgtctttcaagaacagccttaaaacaatgaggtaaataaatgaaaactgctttactgcaGCAAAACATTAAGAACAGCGCACACAATGGAATAATGCCAGAGAAAGCAAAGTAggcttagggcaaacacagttcttaagtctctgataaattcccaaatcaagtagcagtcttacttcagacaaagaaacagcaataaatctttaatagcagtttcccagatgcggactcaaagcaggcacaaggggagcgaaggcttaggcatttgagtcagtttgttaccagcaagagctggctgcacccgcttctgctttatagccctgggttCCCTCACAGCTattagggcagttcccaattactcagctgcatttctggcagctattctagctgaatggcatctctgctctgtttcctttcgcctctcctgaaatgtgggtacttgcaaaatctcctcctcagattccaactctccctcagattcatgactttcctgctccccttcctcttctgaagaagaggaatccctaacacaatGAAATCTATGTGGTGTTATATGTTCCCTTCTTATCCAGTTGTATATATTTACATAAGCTTTATCTTTTGTCTGTGGGGATGGTACCTATTGTAAGTCCCATAATCCCAtcctggactacatttcccaagtCTTGCCCTTTGGGAAGATCTTCCAAATGGCTCCATCTTCAAATGGACAAATAGCAGCTCTCCACAAGGGAGACTCCGCCCACCTCTGACATCACAGGGAGTCCCCAGCCAATGACAGCTCAGATCCTAGCTCAACCATTCCTGAGCCAATAGGGAGGGGATAAAATGCGTTGCGCTGTATTGTACGTTATGTCCGTTCTTTGGAGCAATTACGCTGTTCTGACATCCTTCTGGCCAGATGAATAAAACTCTGTTACTGCCTTGAAGTCCGGGTATGTTTTTCCTGGCTTTCAAGGTAGCATGGTGTGCTGGGCAACAGATCTACACTGACCCCTGGTGGTTGACAGCCGATTTCGGTAACAAAAGTGCATTAAGtccacagtgtagattcatcctagGAGGGAGAGTTCATGATGGAAGCAccagaaggagagagaggaagagaagcgCCAGAGAGTGCCTTGCCTCCGCCAGGAAAGGGAGGGATAATGGAGCTCAGCTGGGAGAAGTTTCTaatccctctttcttttttttctttcttttttttaacattgtttttattgtgcattttacaAGCAACTTGTATCTTTCTTAATACAGCCAGTAGTCTTTTCCCCCTTTAGAATAAAAAAAGTTTCTTTTAGATACCACAACCCAAATACCAACGTAACGTGTATGAAAaaaccaaagaagaagaagagaagataaggggagaagaaaagaaaagaaaaaaaagaaagaaaaaaaaggaaaaattaatagTAGATATATACATATCATTTCTCAGTTGCTATAAGTCTCCGtgacttccagagctctggaattGGTCTtctttattttccaccataatcaTATAGTTTACTTTTATATTTAAAAGAAACGGTTTAACAGCATTCGTtattaatgttgtttttattcctaatatttcccCAGGAAGTTTCCTTAGATCAATTCTATGtgaatgtttattttttcttttattaagtaCTCTTTGATGAGTCTCCAATCCGTGCTGTTTTTGGGATTTCTCTTTTGTGCTAACTTCTGTGTCAATAGgtccatattcatcacatccATTACTTTGTTAATCCATTTCTCCATTCTAGGCACTTCCTTTGTTTTCCAGACCTGTGCTAGAGTTATTCTTGCCGCTGTGGTTAGAAAAAATATTAGTCTATCTGtatttctatctatctttgggtCAGTAATCCCTAGTAAAAAAACATTCTGGCTTGAATTCAAACTTTTTTTGTaccatttttatcattttttaaaaaataaatttcataCCAGAGAGTGCCTTGCCTCCGCCAGGAAAGGGAGGGATAATGGAGCTCAGCTGGGAGAAGTTTCTAATCCCTCTTTCTTACCACTTAGCATTTAAGAAGTGGAACGACGAAGTCTGCGAACGGAAGAACAGCTTCATCTGCAAGCTCAGCTTGGAGGAAACCGAAGTGGAGTGCTGCCTCTGAGCCGCCAGAAAGTCCTCCAAGTGCCACCTTGGCTTCCcaccacagaggctggatggccatctgtcaagagggcttgggtggtgccttcctgcctggcaagatggggctggactggatgacctctcaGGCccttttcaactctaggattctgtcatttcttccttccttccttccatccatccatcccaataAACTCTTTTTGTAAAGCAACTCTAGTCAGCCTGACTTTCTCTGCCGGTTGCATTGCGTACCATTTACACAAAGAGCAACACTTTGTGTGAGAAAAAAACTTAAGGGATGTCAAGgcatgtgtaaagaagtgtgatgacagggatggaatctttttggatcccaccgctgccaccaaatgtaaagaagtgtgatgacagggatggaatctttttggatcccaccgctgccaccaaatgtaaagaagtgtgatgacagggatggaatctttttggatcccaccgctgccaccaaatgtaaagaagtgtgatgacagggatggaatctttttggatcccaccgctgccaccaaattgcgaaggattcaccttctacctctatgtattccacttttcaatgttgtcgctgccaccacctttgaaagatgctttgctcaaataataagcaacatttgaagaaacagtaacttgtttatttatagcacaaagcttgatggttgcaagaatgttatatcttgaggtgaacgatgttacttctgtacagtaaatgttgcaagatttctcaatagtttcactgagcttagtatggtatcagctttatattacttgtttctttcagttaggaatactgtccttcttgaacttagttgacctgtacccgatcaaacttggactggggagtttaactggttaaccctagtcctccttgacttagggatatagcctcagctctttagttattcctactaaagactcagcaactttaattttagcccttctccgctaaaactctctagctgctcaacttcctcccacaatctctttttttcgatcaccctcctttctcactgaacagaaccaactgctctgctcaaccgacaaactccaactgccgaattccaactgctaaatttttgaattctaaggcttccaccagcaaggtgaagccacgccccttttcctggccatgccttagaggctcccagcttctgtataagaatagctgaaatatataaccttaaacagtcaaccctaacatagcaatcatgaataaaacacaatgatcatgacatctttacagcaTGGAAAGTGCAATTCCATCAAGCCATGCAACAGACAGAGGGAATTTTCCGTAGGACGTGCCGTTCAAAGAGTCAGAAGAATTTCTTGGGTTTTCTGACTCCTGCTGTCTCTCCTACAAAACCACATATTTTCCCCATTACAATCAGCTTTGAGGTTCAGAATGGTTCTTAAATGACacaacatttacagtagagtctcagtgaTTCGACATAAACGGGAGGGTAgaatgtttattgaagattataactAAGCACAatcaaataaagttcagagtcaatagagTCAATAGAATgggttaaatcaggggtccccgaactaaggcccgggggccgaatgcggccctccaaggtcatttacctggcccctgccctcagttttataatatgtttttatataagttttaataatataatatattgtatatacatataatattgataagaatattatcatgttatacaatataatactaataataccatataataatattaattatatgttatatattacatataatattacagtatagtggtatagttcaatatgatgatatataatgctaatattgtgctatgctaataatataatatattgtatgtacatacagctgctcggagtccccttcggggtgagaagggcaggatataaatgtagtaaatgaataaataaatattttttgacttaggctcacccaaagtctgatatgacttgaaggcacacaacaacaacaacaacaacaacaatcctaattaacttgattatctcattggctagaagcaggcccacacttctcattgaaatcctgataggcttatgttggttaaaattgttttcatttttaaatattgtattgttctttcgttgttgttgttgttgttgttgttgttgttttgcattacaaataagacacttgcaatgtgcataggaatttgttggattttttttttccaaatgataattcggcccctcaacagtctgaaggattgtggaccggccctcggcttaaaaagtttgaggacccctgggttaaatcTACAAGAGCAGTGTACTATAAGCAAGAGTCCAAGAAGGTCACTCAAATGTTATAGTCCAAACCAGAACTTGAACTTTGTCCCACGAgaagtatcaagaatagtccaaacaggattcaaatccaaggcaggaaacaatcaggaaaacACGGGAAACAAGGCTAGAATGCGGGATCAATCTCCAATGTAATACAAAGTATGGGAAATCCACACGACAAAGTCACTGGATTCAAAGGCAGGAACAAGGTAGGAACTTGAATCAAAATCCACAGCTGCAAGGCATACaagaacacggagcaaagatctttctctcttgaattgtaaAGTTGACACCTCTTCCGTGCAGAGAaaggaccaggcatttaaggaaaatccaaggtcttcctTCCATGGGAAGACTACTCATTAGTGAGCTTCAAAAGGAATCATTTACTCCTTCGTAAACATTTGCTCTCCCTTCTTCTGTGAGTGAACGCCTCCCTCCTGTCAaacacattatcctcctctaaactagaatgtccatctggcacctggagatccaaccttgactgctgggaggaatgtggttcagaaTGCCTGCTTACTACCATTCTatatctggtcccagaatccacaggAACAGATTCTGGCTGCCTTTCAGGCCCAAACTCTGGCTGAATGTCAggcactgtcacgacccaggctgcagagcaccaataaccatacacagaggccagaatctatctaatatctttattgaggaaatatataaagttaataaaagcaagtgtaggaaatagttcagaagtagacctttcagggaaggtcaaaattagtccagagaaacaatgtccaatatgaaatattaaggtccaaagttgtaatccagtaaccgaaacactcactttgccaagcaaagtgaggggagaagacaaggtcctttagtccatgaaacttaggcaaggcaaggaaataacttgattcttggatacaaggcttaattcaaggcaacaaagaacaaggagcaaaaataggatccgtggtaaattcgtggcgaggtccggaaggcaaggctgggtccgtgaagcaaaacaaggtcctgggaaggctggaaacgggagcgtagtccacacacaacctactcccgtagttgacgaattgactccgcaagattcctacgagggcaaaacacctaagtagggtctcgttttcctgccagagaacaattctctggggaaccagaaccgaaagccattctctgagtccagatgcatgactccctaaagattcccatgggaagcaggtttaatcaaccatttgtttggccgcgattctcaggcttctgcgattagcttgttgagctcctctctgttgttgacaataatcacggcgagaaaaagggggagatttcggctcagggcttgtttgggaaacttctgggagccaaatctcctgcaggtgcaggggctccatctctggctgtgaaagctccaattctggctgaaacggtgggaaacctaagttttcctcttcatctgtcataacagcgctaggaacaggactacatggcccatgagtcatcacaggcacAACGtgtgagtcctctggcaaagcaggtgcagggacaatgacTGGTTGAATGGGCCCAGGgtcaggctcaggctgagctacaacaccgcCCTCCCTCCATTGCTCACTAGCTCACTCACCGGGCCGGGTCCCGGCAGCAACAGCAGAACCAGGACCCggcccagtgagtgagtgagtgaacaaGGGAGAGCGGCAAAGGTAGCTGCGGGGTAGGGAGCCGGGGTCTGGACGAGTCAGGAAGGTGATTCTGCTGCCGCTTCCGCCTTTgccacccaccctccctcactcacgTGCGTAGAACCAGGACCCAGCCGGCCCAGGAGGGCAggtgagcgagcgagcgagaccCCGGGCgttggataatacggtgtgttGGATGAGCGGTAATCATAAAACTAAGACTCTCCTGTATTAGTgttgcgtatcgaactactttttctgccaaatttgttgtataacatgatgttttggtgcttcatttgcaaaatcataacctagtttgatgtttaataggcttttccttgatccctccttattatccaacatatttgcttatccaaaattctgccggcccgtttatgttggataagtgagactctactgtataaatacttATGGAATTTTTACCTAAAAGTAGGCAATGAAACTAAACCACCCAGaaccatgaaacttggcaacacaacccacaatTTTTGTGACTAGGTTCCGACaatgggagatggaggcgggctataaaaataaagttattattatattattataaacaaGCTGTTGCTTGTTCGGTGCCAGAGGGAAAGACAGCAGATaaataaaacaaagtacagtagagtctcacttatccaagctaaacaggctgacagaagcttggataagcgaatatcttggataataaggaggcattaaggaaaagcctattaaacatcaaactaggttatgatttcacaaattaagcaccaaaacatcatgttagacaacaaatttggcaggaaaagtagttcagtacgcaggaatgctatgtagtaattactgtatttatgaatttagcacaaaaatatcacgatatattgaaaacattgactacaaaaatgcgttggataatccagaacgttggataagcgagtgttggagaagtgagactctactgtatatagc from the Anolis carolinensis isolate JA03-04 chromosome 5, rAnoCar3.1.pri, whole genome shotgun sequence genome contains:
- the LOC100559105 gene encoding regenerating islet-derived protein 4 isoform X2, producing the protein MYYKDNCYGYFPEKKDWTEAEKECQSRNAHLVSILSKKEACRVQKFLSRFQPDGNIWIGLHNPSKFLGHSFWEWSDGQHMDHSQWNLGEPNNSGNRGEFCAEIWRPSAFKKWNDEVCERKNSFICKLSLEETEVECCL